CGGTCAGGGCCGGATACAGGACGTCGGTAAACCAACCGGTCACCGGCGGCACAGAAGCCGTGACGCGGTAGCCTGTTTCGGTCAGCGCCGCCACCTTCACCCGTGATTCGGCCAACTGGGTGAGATACTGCAATTTCGCATTCGCCCGTCCGGACCCGGTAAGCCCCTGGTTGTTGAAATCGCCGTAGTTGTCCATGCCCAGGATATCCACATAGTCATCACCGGGATACCGCGACAAATAGCCGGTTTCGTTGGTGTAGGAGTTGTCTGGCGAGAACGCATATAATACGTTGTGTACATTCTTTGTATCGCGAAGATAGGTCACCGTGAACCGGAAGATGGTCTTGTATTCTTCCGCCGTGCAATAAGCCGCTCCCCACCAAAACCAATTGCCGTCAAATTCGTGGAAGGGACGGAATATAATAGGGATGGGTTTCCCGTTGCTGTCTTTGAGCGATGACAATACCTCAGCCACTTTATCCAACTTCGATTTGAACCACTCGTGATGGCTTCCGCCGGGAAGGATGCTTCGAAACGCGGTCGCCCGATCCGCTTCCGGCATGTCGTTCGCATAAAAGCTCGTTTCCTGGTTGGGCTCCCGAAGGTGCCAGCACAACGTATTGATCATCCCCTGGGCATAGGCCGCGCGGATATCGTCTTTGATGCTCTGCTCCTGTTGATGATACCAGTTACCCGAGGTACCGTCGTTGTTTTTGTCGGTGATGAACATGAAGTCGGAACCGAGCATTGCCGGATCGCTTCCGGTCGCTTTCTTCATATCGGATTGCGCCGCGTTGTCCTGGAAATACGTATAAAACGCATCGTGCTGGCCGACCGCAAAACGGGTCTTCGACAGCAGCCGCAAGTTGTAGAAAAGGGCCGCCGTTTCCGTTGTAGCGTTGGGGTCAACGAGGTAATCCGCTACATTTTGTGGAGTTACGACATCGGTTGGGGTCGGCGTTCCGTTGTTGTTATCGTCACTTGAGCCGGATGACGAACACGCCACGCAGACCGCCAGGGCCGCGCCAAGTAAAAAAGTGGTTTTCATAGCGTATAGTAGGGCCCTCGGGCCGATTGATTTCAGCGTCTATAACCGGCGCAATAACTCGATACAGGCACGTCCGTTGTGATACGGACACTTCCAAAAGCCGGCTTTGTCTTTTTCGATGGGCGAACCGTCGGCATACACCCCCCAGCGCCACTCCCCGTTCTGGTAATCAAAGAGCGTCGACTGCGTAAATGTCCAGTTTCGGTAGATGATGTCGAGGTAGTCTGACTTTTGCGTCAGCTCCCAGGCTTTGTGGAAACCCAGCCATAACTCGGCCTGGGGCCACCAATGCTTCTCGGCAATCAGACGGTTGTCAGCAGGGTCGTATTCGTACCAGAGTCCACCGTCAACATCAAGGCCTTCGCACGTAGCATCCGCCATGCGCACACAGTGGCGTTGGTAGCGTTTTATGAGCGCGTCATCCCCCATCTCTTCCGCACAGTCGAGCAGCAGCCAGGCCGCCTCGATGTCGTGTCCGTACGAAATCACATCCTTCTTCTCAACCCATTCTTCGTTGAAGAACAGCCGGAGGTGCCCGGTCGTTTCGTCTATGAAATAGCGGTCGATGGTCTGTAGCAAGTCCATTAGGTGGTCGCGTAGCTCTTTGTGGGGTGCCACCTTATACAAACAGGCATACGCCTCTGCGATGTGCAGGTGCGTATTCATGGTTTTCTTCTCATTGGCGTCCTTATCGCTCAGGCGCTGGTCTTCGATAGGTGCCCAGTCGCGGGTGAAGGCTTCGTAGTAGCCACCACGCTCGGTATCGCGACAATTTTCATCAAGGGTCCTCCACAACCCAACGGCATCCCCAAGGGCTGCCACATCGCCGAAGGCCGCGTAGTATTCCGCGCAGGCGTATAAGGCAAAGGCGAGCGCATAGACCTGTTTCTTGGTTTCTTTGGGTTGGCCGGTATAATCGAGGCTCCAATACACGCCGCCATACACCGGATCTAAAAAATACCGATGCAGGTACTGGTACGCGCGTTGGGCCTGTTCTTTCAGGCTGTCAGACGGACGAAGGCGATAGGCCGCCGAGAAGGTCCAAAGGATACGGGCATTCAACACCGCGCCCTTATCCGACTCCGGCTGCGGACGGTCTTGCCAGTCGATCGCACCCAAAAAGCCTCCGTTTGCGTAATCGGGCATCCGCTCCAGCCAAAAGCCAAGAATCCGGTCGAGTTCAACCGACAGCGCGTCGCGAAAACCCTGTTCGGTCATGGGCGGAGGGATTTGTTTCGCTCGACCATGTCGATAATGGTCTGCACCGATCCGGAGGAGGTAAAGGTATCCACTGGCGTGTTCATGACATAATCAACCAATTTGTCGAGGGTCGACACCGCCACGTGCATACGGGTATCCGACGACGCATAGTAAATGTACACCGTGCCGTCGTCATCGGCGATCCAGCCGTTTGAGAACACCACGTTCGATACGTCTCCGATGCGCTCTTCGTCGTGTGGTGCGATGAAATGCCCTGCGGGAACATGCGTCACACGTGAAATATCGTCAAGCGCCGTCATAAACATATAACAGGTATACCGGAGGCCGGCCGCTGTATTGCGCACGCCGTGGGCCAGGTGCAACCACCCCTTTTCGGTTTTAATCGGTGCGGGACCCAGGCCGTTTTTCAATTCATAAATGGTATGGTAGTTCTTTCCGAAGATGATCGATTCGTCTTCTACTACCGGATGCTTCATATCGGTGATATAGCCCAATCCAATACCACCGCCGGATCCCACATCGATGAAACCATCTTGCGGGCGGGTGTATACGGCGTACTTCCCATTGACAAACTCAGGGTGGAGCACGACATTGCGTTGTTGGCCGGCGTTACTCACCAGATCAGGAAGGCGTTCCCAGGTTTTGAGGTCTTTGGTGCGCACGATGCCGGCATTGGCTACGGCAGCACTGGTGTCAGACTTGGGTGCCTGTGGATCTTTGCGTTCCGTACAAAACACCCCGTAGATCCAGCCGTCTTCATGGGCGGTAAGGCGCATATCGTAGACATTGGTATCCGGGTTCTCGGTTTGTGGCAGTACGCAGGGCGTTTCCCAAAAGACGAAATTGTCGATGCCGTTCGGACTCTCCGCGATAGCGATGAACGATTTACGGTCGTTCCCTTCCACACGTACGGCCAACAGGTAGCGGTCGTTCCATTTCAGGGCGCCGGCATTGAAGGTGGCATTGATCCCGATGCGCTCAAGCCCAAACGGATTGGTGTGTGCGTTCAGGTCATAGCGCCACTCCAGCGGTGTGTGTTCCGCCGTAAGGATCGGGTATATATAACGGTCATAGATGCCGTTGCCCCCTTCCGCCGGTTGGTTAGGACGGGTAAGCAACGCCTGGTGCCGTTTTTTTAGCAGTTCGTAGTTAGCTATTCTCTCGATAGGTTGGGTTTGGTACATGATACTCTATTTGCTTTAATCAAAAATCGGATAGTCGCTTCCACCAGGTTTTTCGCATGGTTAGTACGATGACCAACAGTAAGGCTATCACTACAATAAGTTCGGTCCATTTAGACAGTATGAGGTACATCGGCAGGAGTGTCAGCAGGATTTGGCCCGTAATACCGAGCGCCACATTGAACATGTTGATCCGGAAGTTCGGATTCGCCACGATGTCGGGCTGCGTTTGGCGCGCCATGTCACGCACCGGTTTCCAGAGTCCCCACGGACGTACGGTGGTATAAAACGACACCAGTGTCTCCGAATCGGTAGGCGGTGCGGCATACGATCCTACTACGCAGGCGGTCAACTGGATGACAATGAATACGGGGAAGAAATACAATAGGCGGGTGCCGTCGAAATAGTCGGTTACGCCCGACACCGAAAGCGCCGGCGGGATGGCACTGGCAATGATACCGGCCAGCATACCCCAATAAAATCCGTTGGCATTGAAGCGCCACCAATACCATTTCAGTACGTTGGCACATACAAAACCGCCATACAATCCGGCTGTGATGATATTGAAAATCATGTTTACATCGCGGATCAGCAGTCCGAGTCCGACACCCAGCACCACCATAACAATCCCCGAAATGTATCCCATGTTGATCACGCTGCGGCGACTGGCATCCGGCCGGAAGAATTTGAGGTAGATATCATTTACGATATAGGCCTGACCGGCATTCAGCGTGCCGGAGAAGTTGCTCATGAAGGCCCCGAGGAACCCAGCGAGTACGAGTCCGACCAATCCCAACGGCAAATACGTATTGATAACCGCCGGCATGATGTTTTCGAAATTGACGCCATCGGCCGTGCGGTGTAGCGGCAGTTCTTTGAAGTAAAGGATCCCCAGTATACAAAGTCCCATCGTCATGAAATACCGTATGGGCAGTAGGATGATGGAAATGAAACCGCTCATTTTACTGGCTTCCTCCGGTGATTTTGTACTGAGGATTTTCTGGCAATCGTAGTTCGGCGCCGGACCCGCAAGGCTTTTCAACACGCCGGAGAAGAACATCATCCCCACAATGGCACCGAAGAAATGGTAACCGTCTTTTTCGAGTTTCGTGCCCGCTTCGGCCAGCAACCCTGACCAGTCGAGGCCGAGTTCACTGCCGAAAAACGGACTGTCCCATCCGAGTGGCAGGCGATCGGTCAGCACCACACCCGAATCGGCCAGGTGCGTCATGGCGATTACGCCCACGAACAACGAACAGACGATCATGATCATATACTTGATGAAATCCGCCAATACGATACCGTGCATACCGCCGACGATACTATAGAACATCGCGACGACACAAATACTGACGCCATAAAACTGGGCAGTCGTGCTTTTGGCAGCGATCAGGGCGGTTTCATAGGCCGGTGTACCCGGCGTCAAATGCTCAAGTCCGGCATCGAGGAACGGAAAGACGTGCTTCACCGATTCATAGGGGATGAAAATCTCGAGGAACTCCCCTACTCCTACAAACGCATACGCCATATAACCAATGCATAGCATCAGCGCGAATACCACGACGATCGCATGGCTCTGGCGTACCCCGCGACCGCTCAGTCCGAAGCGCGTGCCCAGCCATTCCGCACCAGTCGTCGCATTGCTTCTACGCAGCCATTTACTGAGAAAGACCATGAGAAATACCTGGTTGAAGACGGGCCACATCCATGGAATCCAGACACTTTTGAAACCGTATAGGAACGCCATACTCACGAGGAGCATCGTGCCCGAGATGTCAAACATGTCGCTGGCGTCGCTCAGTCCGAGCATATACCACGGCAACTTTTTGCCGCCCATCAGGTAGTTGTCTTTGCTTTTCCGCGCGCGGTTCTTCATGAACAGGCCAATGGCGATCATGAGCAGGAAGTAGGCGGCGATGATACAAAGGTCGAGGGTAGATAACTTCATCTTTAGTGTTTTTGGTAGAGCTTGGCCGCTGCGGCGTCTTTTTCAAACCAGGTGCGTTCGAGTGCCCGGAAGGCTTTGAAATCGGCTTCAGAAGCCTGTCCTCGGTAGGGCGCGTAATAGTGCATCCGCGGCGGGTTCATATACTCGTTCCAGCCGTGGTTGCGCCACACCAGTACATACGAAACCGGATAGTCGCCGATGGCCTCCATGAGGGTGCCCGTCCACCAGGCAGCATCAGGAACGGCTTCAAAACCCGTTTCCGCCAGCGCCATGGGAAGGTCTTCTTCTTTGGCGACATTCGACATCATGTCCAGTTGTTTTCGTACGACGTCTATAAACGCCTGCCGGCTGTTGGGACCTTCCATCTGGTAATGGTCGAAACTCAGCATATCCGCATAGGTACGGCCTGGATAGTAACGCCGAAACAATTCTTCTGAGTCGAAATTGCTGGTATTGTAGACGTATAACAGTTGGTGTACGCCTTTCTTGCGCAGGTAGTCAAAGGTGAATTTCCAAAGTTGTTGGAACTCTTCCGGCGAGCCGTTGTTGCGGCACCACCAGAACCAGTCGCCTGTCAATTCATGGAACGGGCGAAACAAAATAGGGATCGGACGACCGTTCTTATCGTTCAGCGTTTTCAGGTAATCGGCCGCATTATCCAGCCATGACACGTAGGTGGCATGTGCCGAACCTCCGGGAAGTGCCGACGCCAGTGAACCTTTGGTCGTATCCCAGGCGTTACCGCCGGTGAGCGGGTTGTTCATGTGCCAGCTGATGGTGATCACCCCACCCCTTTTGTGCGCGTCGATGATATACTGCCGCATGAGGTTGAACGGAATACCGTCGAGGTTTTTATCGGATTTTTTTTCGAGTCCGCCCAAATCCCAGCCATACACAGCCGGATAGTCGCCACATGCGTCTTTGACATCGCTTCGTCCGGCCTCATATTTCCAGGTGACCCCATAGGCAAGATCGTCCTGGTGCCCGAACATCAGGTGTTGCGTTTGGGCGCGGAGGTTCCCGCAAAGGATGACCGTTTCCGGCGTTGCATCCGCATCGGCCGTGCGGGTCGGTGATACCTGGGCGGTGGCGCACGATACCGGGCCAAGGCAGACGAGCAGTGCCGCAGCGGGCACGGCAAACCGTATGAAATGTCTAAAAATTGTGCGCATAAATAGTTGATTCTTAAAAAGGATGAAGGAGTTTTTACGAATTGTGCATCCTTTTTCCAAAGATACAGGCAGTACGGAAAGCGCCCTCAATATTATTTTGTCAATATAATATCATATTATTGCAGCCTAAACCAACCCCATCATGAGCCACTTTTACCGCGAAATCGCCCCATTATCGGCGGGCGACAGTTTTCTTGTATTTGACCGGGTGAAAGACAACTTCGATTTTCCGGTGCATTACCATCCCGAATATGAGATCAATTTCATCCATAACGGCCGCGGCGTCAAAAGGATCGTAGGCGACCACGTAGAGGAAATCGGCGATTATGAACTGGTGTTGATCGGGCCGAACCTGTATCATGGCTGGGAACTGCACCAATGTAAAAATAAACAGATACACGAGATCACCATACAATTCCACAACGATCTCTTCCATGATACGCTATTGTCACGTCGGATCATGAATCCGATACGCGACATGTTTCTGCGGTCGAACCACGGCATCCTGTTTTCGACTAAAACCACCCAGGACCTGGCAGCGCGTTTGGTAAAAATCTCCAAATTGGATGGCATCGATTACTTCCTTGAAATCATTTCCATCCTGTATGACATGGCGAATTCGCGCAACCAGCGCCTGCTATCAACCTACACAGTGGATTACGATACCTTCGAGGAATTCGACAAGATGAAGCTGGTGTATGAGTACGTCCAGAAACGCTTTTCAGAGAAACTCACCCTTGACGAAGTGGCCGCCGCGGCGAACATGAGTACGATTTCCTTCAACCGGTTCATCAAAAAACGGACGGGGAAAACCTTTGTCGACTACGTCAACAACATCCGGATCGGATATGCCGCCCGCTGGCTGGCAGAAAAAGACCTTAGCATCTCGGAAATCGCATTCCGGTCGGGCTTTAACAATATCGCGAATTTCAACCGGAATTTCAAGACCATCAAGAACTGCACACCGAGCCAATACCGCGAAAATTTCTCAGGACTCAAGCGGATTTTGTAGCGGAAATCGGCCTTTTTTCAGTTCCATTGCGGATTTTTAAATTCCAATACCCATAATAAAATAAGACTCCTGTTGGCAATCTGCTAATATATAGGTGTATTATTTGCTTTTTTCCGATCCGCAATCGTTATCAGGTCAAAATTTCATCATCAATTGATAGAAAAGTATTAACCTGTTTTGGGAGGCTGTTATAGTTTTGTTAAGGCAGGGAGGTTCTCTTTTTCGAGAGGCACCTGTCTGACTCAAACTTAATTTAACCACCAACAAATTATGAGAAAATTACAAACGCATTTTTCCGGAAGCAATGTCGTCCGACGGATGCTTTTCCTGTTGCTTCTTTTGGGTTCCGCGGGTACGTGGGCGCAAAAAACGGTAACGGGGACGGTTTCCGATCCGGACGGACTGACGCTGCCGGGTGTTACCGTGTCTGTTAAGGGCACTAACGAGGCCGTCGTGACCGATATCGATGGTCGTTACAGCATCAATGCGGCTGGCGACGCCACATTGGTCTTCTCCTTCGTGGGATTCGTCTCGCAGGAAGTCGCCGTCAATAACCAAAGCAAAGTAGACGTAAAGCTAAAAAGCAGTGTCGAAAGCCTTGACGAGGTTGTCGTAATTGGTTACGGCACCCAGAAAAAAGACGACGTGAACAGCGCCGTTTCGAGCGTCAAAGCCAAAGACATCGAAAATCTCAAGCAAACCACTGTTGACCAAATGCTTCAGGGCAAGGCGGCCGGTGTGACGCTGACCAACAACTCCGGACAACCGGGTAGTTCTGTATCTATCAAAATCCGCGGTGCCACGTCGATTACGGGAACCAACGAACCCCTTTACATCATTGACGGTGTGCCGGTTTCAGGTGACGCGACGGGCAAATCGATGAGCGGCCGCCCGATCGCCGGAAACGACTTTTCGTCAAACGGACAGGCGGGTAACAACGCCGTATCACCGCTTTCTATGCTGAACCCGAACGACATCGCGTCGATTGACATCCTCAAAGATGCCTCCGCTACCGCTATCTACGGGTCACGGGGTGCGAATGGGGTCATCATCATCACGACAAAATCGGGTAAGAAAGGAAATGGCAAAATCTCGTATGAGGGCTATACCTCCGCCGCTGCCATTTACAAAAAGCTCGATGTGCTAAACCTGCCACAGTATGCGGCACAACAAACCGCGTTGGCTACGATCTACAACCAGCCAGGCGCCATCCGCGATGAGTTCCTACACCCGGAATTGCTGGGGCCAGGTACCGATTGGCAGGATGAAGTGTACCGTACGGCGGTGACACAAAGCCACAACATCTCTTTTTCTGGCGCTACTGACCAGGTATATTACTACCTATCAGGCGGTTTTATGGATCAGGAAGGTGTGGTACTCGGGTCGGGCTATAAGCGCTACACGATGCGTACCAACGTAGATGGTAAAGTAAAAGAATGGCTTCGTGCGGGCGCCAACGTCAGCACCGGTATCACCAACGAACAACTGACCGTAAATCAAAGCTACAGCGGTTTGATCAGCGGTACGTTATTGCAGGCGCCGGATATCCCGGTACGTAATGCTGACGGAAGTTTCGCAGGCCCGCTGTCAAACGACCAGAACGCGACTTACTTCAACCCGGTGGCTGAAGCACTCGTGCGGGATAACAAACTCGTACGCAAGAACTTCCTTGGTAACCTGTATGCTGAAGCTACCCTCTTCAAAGGGCTCAAATACCGCGTCGAATTGGGTGCCAACACCGAATTCACTGACCAGCAGGATTTCCTTCCGACCTATTTCTGGGGCGTACAAACGCACACCGCGACCGAATTATGGAAACGCGGCTCGAACTGGTACTCTATTAACCTCAAGAACCTCCTCAGCTATGACCGCACGATCAAAAAACACAAGTTTACCGTGCTTTTGGGACAGGAGGCGAACGACAGCCACTGGGAAGGACTTAACGTCTATTCGGTAGGCGCGCAGGTCAACAACCCGGCCACTGTAAATCTTGGTTCGGATATCATCGTCACACAGAATGATTACTACAAAGGAAGCGCTTCC
This genomic interval from Flavobacterium sp. HJ-32-4 contains the following:
- a CDS encoding glycoside hydrolase family 26 protein — translated: MKTTFLLGAALAVCVACSSSGSSDDNNNGTPTPTDVVTPQNVADYLVDPNATTETAALFYNLRLLSKTRFAVGQHDAFYTYFQDNAAQSDMKKATGSDPAMLGSDFMFITDKNNDGTSGNWYHQQEQSIKDDIRAAYAQGMINTLCWHLREPNQETSFYANDMPEADRATAFRSILPGGSHHEWFKSKLDKVAEVLSSLKDSNGKPIPIIFRPFHEFDGNWFWWGAAYCTAEEYKTIFRFTVTYLRDTKNVHNVLYAFSPDNSYTNETGYLSRYPGDDYVDILGMDNYGDFNNQGLTGSGRANAKLQYLTQLAESRVKVAALTETGYRVTASVPPVTGWFTDVLYPALTDNNVRIAYVMFWSNNQDGYYVPPSGQTNTTDFVTFTNKSRSILASELPSMYTFP
- a CDS encoding AGE family epimerase/isomerase, with protein sequence MTEQGFRDALSVELDRILGFWLERMPDYANGGFLGAIDWQDRPQPESDKGAVLNARILWTFSAAYRLRPSDSLKEQAQRAYQYLHRYFLDPVYGGVYWSLDYTGQPKETKKQVYALAFALYACAEYYAAFGDVAALGDAVGLWRTLDENCRDTERGGYYEAFTRDWAPIEDQRLSDKDANEKKTMNTHLHIAEAYACLYKVAPHKELRDHLMDLLQTIDRYFIDETTGHLRLFFNEEWVEKKDVISYGHDIEAAWLLLDCAEEMGDDALIKRYQRHCVRMADATCEGLDVDGGLWYEYDPADNRLIAEKHWWPQAELWLGFHKAWELTQKSDYLDIIYRNWTFTQSTLFDYQNGEWRWGVYADGSPIEKDKAGFWKCPYHNGRACIELLRRL
- a CDS encoding glycosidase; amino-acid sequence: MYQTQPIERIANYELLKKRHQALLTRPNQPAEGGNGIYDRYIYPILTAEHTPLEWRYDLNAHTNPFGLERIGINATFNAGALKWNDRYLLAVRVEGNDRKSFIAIAESPNGIDNFVFWETPCVLPQTENPDTNVYDMRLTAHEDGWIYGVFCTERKDPQAPKSDTSAAVANAGIVRTKDLKTWERLPDLVSNAGQQRNVVLHPEFVNGKYAVYTRPQDGFIDVGSGGGIGLGYITDMKHPVVEDESIIFGKNYHTIYELKNGLGPAPIKTEKGWLHLAHGVRNTAAGLRYTCYMFMTALDDISRVTHVPAGHFIAPHDEERIGDVSNVVFSNGWIADDDGTVYIYYASSDTRMHVAVSTLDKLVDYVMNTPVDTFTSSGSVQTIIDMVERNKSLRP
- a CDS encoding sodium:solute symporter family protein — translated: MKLSTLDLCIIAAYFLLMIAIGLFMKNRARKSKDNYLMGGKKLPWYMLGLSDASDMFDISGTMLLVSMAFLYGFKSVWIPWMWPVFNQVFLMVFLSKWLRRSNATTGAEWLGTRFGLSGRGVRQSHAIVVVFALMLCIGYMAYAFVGVGEFLEIFIPYESVKHVFPFLDAGLEHLTPGTPAYETALIAAKSTTAQFYGVSICVVAMFYSIVGGMHGIVLADFIKYMIMIVCSLFVGVIAMTHLADSGVVLTDRLPLGWDSPFFGSELGLDWSGLLAEAGTKLEKDGYHFFGAIVGMMFFSGVLKSLAGPAPNYDCQKILSTKSPEEASKMSGFISIILLPIRYFMTMGLCILGILYFKELPLHRTADGVNFENIMPAVINTYLPLGLVGLVLAGFLGAFMSNFSGTLNAGQAYIVNDIYLKFFRPDASRRSVINMGYISGIVMVVLGVGLGLLIRDVNMIFNIITAGLYGGFVCANVLKWYWWRFNANGFYWGMLAGIIASAIPPALSVSGVTDYFDGTRLLYFFPVFIVIQLTACVVGSYAAPPTDSETLVSFYTTVRPWGLWKPVRDMARQTQPDIVANPNFRINMFNVALGITGQILLTLLPMYLILSKWTELIVVIALLLVIVLTMRKTWWKRLSDF
- a CDS encoding glycoside hydrolase family 26 protein, coding for MRTIFRHFIRFAVPAAALLVCLGPVSCATAQVSPTRTADADATPETVILCGNLRAQTQHLMFGHQDDLAYGVTWKYEAGRSDVKDACGDYPAVYGWDLGGLEKKSDKNLDGIPFNLMRQYIIDAHKRGGVITISWHMNNPLTGGNAWDTTKGSLASALPGGSAHATYVSWLDNAADYLKTLNDKNGRPIPILFRPFHELTGDWFWWCRNNGSPEEFQQLWKFTFDYLRKKGVHQLLYVYNTSNFDSEELFRRYYPGRTYADMLSFDHYQMEGPNSRQAFIDVVRKQLDMMSNVAKEEDLPMALAETGFEAVPDAAWWTGTLMEAIGDYPVSYVLVWRNHGWNEYMNPPRMHYYAPYRGQASEADFKAFRALERTWFEKDAAAAKLYQKH
- a CDS encoding AraC family transcriptional regulator, encoding MSHFYREIAPLSAGDSFLVFDRVKDNFDFPVHYHPEYEINFIHNGRGVKRIVGDHVEEIGDYELVLIGPNLYHGWELHQCKNKQIHEITIQFHNDLFHDTLLSRRIMNPIRDMFLRSNHGILFSTKTTQDLAARLVKISKLDGIDYFLEIISILYDMANSRNQRLLSTYTVDYDTFEEFDKMKLVYEYVQKRFSEKLTLDEVAAAANMSTISFNRFIKKRTGKTFVDYVNNIRIGYAARWLAEKDLSISEIAFRSGFNNIANFNRNFKTIKNCTPSQYRENFSGLKRIL
- a CDS encoding TonB-dependent receptor yields the protein MRKLQTHFSGSNVVRRMLFLLLLLGSAGTWAQKTVTGTVSDPDGLTLPGVTVSVKGTNEAVVTDIDGRYSINAAGDATLVFSFVGFVSQEVAVNNQSKVDVKLKSSVESLDEVVVIGYGTQKKDDVNSAVSSVKAKDIENLKQTTVDQMLQGKAAGVTLTNNSGQPGSSVSIKIRGATSITGTNEPLYIIDGVPVSGDATGKSMSGRPIAGNDFSSNGQAGNNAVSPLSMLNPNDIASIDILKDASATAIYGSRGANGVIIITTKSGKKGNGKISYEGYTSAAAIYKKLDVLNLPQYAAQQTALATIYNQPGAIRDEFLHPELLGPGTDWQDEVYRTAVTQSHNISFSGATDQVYYYLSGGFMDQEGVVLGSGYKRYTMRTNVDGKVKEWLRAGANVSTGITNEQLTVNQSYSGLISGTLLQAPDIPVRNADGSFAGPLSNDQNATYFNPVAEALVRDNKLVRKNFLGNLYAEATLFKGLKYRVELGANTEFTDQQDFLPTYFWGVQTHTATELWKRGSNWYSINLKNLLSYDRTIKKHKFTVLLGQEANDSHWEGLNVYSVGAQVNNPATVNLGSDIIVTQNDYYKGSASLYSLFGRVLYDFDDRFSFSASYRADRSSKFDPVAGKNQWGYFPAAAVSWKLSNEKFMESTKKYIDNIKFRVGYGATGNQQIPNNRYTALLQPGTSGLGPGYTIQNMPNPNLTWESMKQTNIGLDFTMLDSRLSANIDYYIKKSEGFLFRVPLPSYLTGPGSYYGGIDAPYSNIGSMENKGVDITLTYATKGTSSLSWNSTFVFSHYKNELVGLQDGLILTESINTNGYIPVDVTNTKVGQPIGMFYGYVAEGIFNSLDELNAAPIQFDQSVGTGAGQTYLGDIKYKDVNGDGVVNGADRTIIGNPHPDFTFGFTNTFKYKNFDLSVFVQGSVGNDIMNLTWRNGTTNAQLYVNQLTDALNYWTPENTNTNIPRPIGSTSNPNILISSRYVEDGSYARIQNLTLGYTLPSELASKIKMTRVRVYGSAQNLHTFTKYRGYDPEIGSFNQNILLSGIDNGRYPQPRVFSLGINVEF